Proteins encoded in a region of the Leopardus geoffroyi isolate Oge1 chromosome E2, O.geoffroyi_Oge1_pat1.0, whole genome shotgun sequence genome:
- the EIF3K gene encoding eukaryotic translation initiation factor 3 subunit K isoform X1, giving the protein MAMFEQMRANVGKLLKGIDRYNPENLATLERYVETQAKENAYDLEANLAVLKLYQFNPAFFQTTVTAQILLKALTNLPHTDFTLCKCMIDQAHSQQEERPIRQILYLGDLLETCHFQAFWQALDENMDLLEGITGFEDSVRKFICHVVGITYQHIDRWLLAEMLGDLTDSQLKVWMSKYGWSADESGQIFICSQEESIKPKNIVEKIDFDSVSSIMASSQ; this is encoded by the exons ATGGCGATGTTTGAGCAGATGAGAGCGAACGTTGGCAAGTTGCTCAAGGGTATCGACAG GTACAATCCTGAGAATCTGGCCACGCTGGAGCGGTATGTGGAGACACAGGCCAAGGAGAATGCCTATGATCTGGAAGCCAACCTGGCCGTCCTGAAGCT GTACCAGTTCAACCCAGCCTTCTTTCAAACCACGGTGACCGCCCAGATACTGCTAAAGGCCCTCACCAACCTGCCCCACACCGACTTCACACTGTGCAAGTGCATGATCGATCAGGCACAT TCTCAGCAAGAAGAACGACCAATCCGACAGATCTTATACCTCGGGGACCTGCTGGAGACCTGCCACTTCCAGGCCTTCTGG CAAGCCCTGGATGAAAATATGGACCTCCTGGAAGGTATAACTGGCTTTGAAGACTCCGTCCGAAAAT TTATCTGCCATGTTGTGGGCATCACTTACCAGCACATTGATCGCTGGCTACTGGCCGAGATGCTCGGGGATCTGACCG ACAGCCAGCTAAAGGTGTGGATGAGCAAATATGGCTGGAGCGCTGATGAGTCGGGCCAGATCTTTATCTGTAGCCAGGAGGAGAGCATCAAGCCCAAGAACATCGTGGAGAAGATCGACTTTGACA GTGTGTCCAGCATCATGGCCTCCTCACAGTAA
- the EIF3K gene encoding eukaryotic translation initiation factor 3 subunit K isoform X2 — protein MAMFEQMRANVGKLLKGIDRYNPENLATLERYVETQAKENAYDLEANLAVLKLYQFNPAFFQTTVTAQILLKALTNLPHTDFTLCKCMIDQAHQEERPIRQILYLGDLLETCHFQAFWQALDENMDLLEGITGFEDSVRKFICHVVGITYQHIDRWLLAEMLGDLTDSQLKVWMSKYGWSADESGQIFICSQEESIKPKNIVEKIDFDSVSSIMASSQ, from the exons ATGGCGATGTTTGAGCAGATGAGAGCGAACGTTGGCAAGTTGCTCAAGGGTATCGACAG GTACAATCCTGAGAATCTGGCCACGCTGGAGCGGTATGTGGAGACACAGGCCAAGGAGAATGCCTATGATCTGGAAGCCAACCTGGCCGTCCTGAAGCT GTACCAGTTCAACCCAGCCTTCTTTCAAACCACGGTGACCGCCCAGATACTGCTAAAGGCCCTCACCAACCTGCCCCACACCGACTTCACACTGTGCAAGTGCATGATCGATCAGGCACAT CAAGAAGAACGACCAATCCGACAGATCTTATACCTCGGGGACCTGCTGGAGACCTGCCACTTCCAGGCCTTCTGG CAAGCCCTGGATGAAAATATGGACCTCCTGGAAGGTATAACTGGCTTTGAAGACTCCGTCCGAAAAT TTATCTGCCATGTTGTGGGCATCACTTACCAGCACATTGATCGCTGGCTACTGGCCGAGATGCTCGGGGATCTGACCG ACAGCCAGCTAAAGGTGTGGATGAGCAAATATGGCTGGAGCGCTGATGAGTCGGGCCAGATCTTTATCTGTAGCCAGGAGGAGAGCATCAAGCCCAAGAACATCGTGGAGAAGATCGACTTTGACA GTGTGTCCAGCATCATGGCCTCCTCACAGTAA
- the MAP4K1 gene encoding mitogen-activated protein kinase kinase kinase kinase 1 isoform X2 — translation MDLVDPDIFNRDPRDHYDLLQRLGGGTYGEVFKARDKVTGDLVAVKMVKMEPDDDVSTLQKEILILKTCRHANIVAYHGSYLWLQKFWICMEFCGAGSLQDIYQVTGPLSELQISYVCREVLQGLAYLHSQKKIHRDIKGANILINDAGEVRLADFGISAQIGATLARRLSFIGTPYWMAPEVAAVALKGGYNELCDVWSLGITAIELAELQPPLFDVHPLRVLFLMSKSGYQPPRLKEKGKWSAAFHNFVKVTLTKNPKKRPGATKMLSHQLVSQPRLNRSLILDLLDKLRNPGKGTPVVEIEDEEPEVPPAVPRRIRSTHRSSSLGIPDADCCRRHMQFRKLRGMESRPTAHTAHLQPPGDFRSSSPRRQPSESDDDYDDVDIPTPADDIPPPLPPKPKFRSSSDEGPGGTGDDGQLSPGVLVRCASGPPPRTPHLGPPPATRSPHLTAHSEPSLWNPTPRDPGQPPLLPPKKEKMKRKGCALLVKLFNGCPLRIHSTAAWIHPSTKDQHLLLGAEEGIFILNRNDQEATLEMLFPSRTTWVYSINNVLMSLSGKTPHLYSHSILGLLERKETRAGSPIAHMSPHRLLARKNMVSTKIQDTKGCRACCVAEGANSGGPFLCGALETSVVLLQWYQPMNKFLLVRQVLFPLPTPLPVFALLTGPGSELPAVCIGVSPGRPANSVLFHTVRFGALSCWLGEMSTGSLKLVTPEGDPVRGLRTPEIPMTEAVEAVAMVGGRLQAFWKHGVQVWAPGSDQLLQELRDPTLTFRLLGSPRPVVVETRPADDPTAPSNLYIQE, via the exons ATGGACCTCGTGGACCCCGACATCTTTAATAGGGATCCCCGGGACCACTATGACCTGCTGCAGCGGCTCGGTGGCGGCACCTATGGAGAAGTCTTCAAG GCTCGAGACAAGGTGACGGGGGACCTGGTGGCAGTGAAGATGGTGAAGATGGAGCCTG ACGATGATGTTTCCACACTTCAGAAGGAAATCCTCATCTTGAAAACTTGCCGGCATGCCAACATCGTGGCCTACCATGGGAGTTATCTCTG GCTGCAGAAGTTCTGGATATGCATGGAATTCTGTGGGGCTGGTTCTCTCCAGGACATCTACCAAG TGACAGGCCCCCTGTCAGAGCTCCAGATTAGCTATGTCTGCCGGGAAGTGCTCCAG GGACTTGCCTATCTGCACTCACAGAAGAAGATACACCGGGACATCAAG ggagccAACATCCTCATCAATGACGCTGGGGAGGTCAGACTGG ctgACTTTGGTATCTCGGCCCAGATTGGGGCAACACTGGCCCGACGCCTCTCTTTCATTGGGACGCCCTACTG GATGGCTCCAGAAGTGGCAGCCGTGGCCCTGAAGGGGGGTTATAACGAGCTGTGTGACGTCTGGTCCCTGGGCATCACTGCCATTGAACTGGCCGAGCTACAGCCACCGCTCTTTGACGTGCACCCTCTCAG AGTTCTCTTCCTCATGTCGAAGAGTGGTTACCAGCCCCCCAGgctaaaagaaaaaggcaaatg GTCGGCTGCCTTCCACAACTTTGTCAAAGTCACCCTCACTAAGAACCCCAAGAAACGACCCGGTGCCACCAAGATGCTCAGT CATCAACTGGTGTCCCAGCCCAGGCTAAATAGAAGCCTGATCCTAGATCTTCTTGACAAACTGAGGAATCCAGGGAAGGGGACCCCCGTTGTCGAGATCGAAGATGAGGAGCCTGAG gtgccccctgccgtCCCCCGGAGGATCAGGTCCACTCACCGATCCAGCTCTCTAGGGATCCCAGATGCTGATTGCTGTC GGCGGCACATGCAGTTCCGGAAGCTCAGAGGAATGGAGTCCAGACCCACGGCCCACACG GCCCACTTACAGCCCCCTGGAGACTTCAGGAGCAGCAGCCCTAG GAGGCAGCCGTCAGAGTCAGACGATGACTACGACGACGTGGACAT ccccacccctgcagatGACATACCTCCTCCACTGCCTCCCAAG CCCAAGTTCCGTTCTTCATCAGATGAGGGTCCCGGGGGCACTGGGGATGATGGGCAACTGAGCCCCGGGGTGCTGGTCCGGTGTGCCAGTGGGCCTCCCCCACGCACCCCCCATCTCGGGCCTCCCCCAGCCACCCGAAGCCCCCACCTAACTGCCCATTCAG AACCCTCACTCTGGAACCCAACCCCCCGGGACCCTGGTCAGCCCCCATTGTTGCCCCccaagaaggaaaagatgaagagaaag GGATGTGCCCTTCTCGTGAAGTTGTTCAATGGCTGCCCCCTCCGGATCCACAGCACGGCTGCCTGGATACACCCCTCCACCAAGG ACCAGCACCTGCTCctgggggcagaggaaggcaTTTTCATCTTGAACCGGAATGATCAGGAGGCCACACTGGAGATG CTCTTTCCTAGCCGGACTACCTGGGTGTACTCCATCAACAATGTCCTCATGTCCCTCTCAG GAAAGACCCCCCACCTGTATTCTCATAGCATCCTGGGCCTGCTGGAGCGCAAGGAGACCAGAGCGGGAAGCCCCATCGCTCACATGAGCCCCCACCGGCTACTGGCAAG GAAGAATATGGTCTCCACCAAGATCCAGGACACCAAAGGGTGCCGGGCTTGCTGCgtgg CGGAGGGTGCGAACTCGGGGGGCCCGTTCCTGTGCGGCGCACTGGAGACGTCCGTGGTCCTGCTTCAGTGGTACCAGCCCATGAACAAGTTCCTGCTGGTCCGG CAGGTGCTGTTCCCGCTACCGACGCCCCTTCCAGTGTTCGCGCTTCTGACCGGGCCGGGCTCCGAGCTGCCCGCCGTCTGCATCGGCGTGAGCCCGGGGCGGCCGGCGAACTCGGTGCTCTTCCACACCGTGCGCTTCGGCGCGCTCTCCTGCTGGCTGGGCGAGATGAGCACAG GGTCTCTGAAACTGGTGACTCCGGAGGGAGACCCAGTCCGGGGACTTCGAACTCCAGAGATCCCTATGACTGAAGCAGTAGAGGCCGTGG CTATGGTCGGGGGCCGGCTCCAGGCCTTTTGGAAGCATGGAGTGCAGgtgtgggctccaggctcagaccaG CTGCTGCAGGAGCTAAGAGACCCCACCCTCACCTTCCGTCTTCTTGGCTCCCCCAG
- the MAP4K1 gene encoding mitogen-activated protein kinase kinase kinase kinase 1 isoform X1: MDLVDPDIFNRDPRDHYDLLQRLGGGTYGEVFKARDKVTGDLVAVKMVKMEPDDDVSTLQKEILILKTCRHANIVAYHGSYLWLQKFWICMEFCGAGSLQDIYQVTGPLSELQISYVCREVLQGLAYLHSQKKIHRDIKGANILINDAGEVRLADFGISAQIGATLARRLSFIGTPYWMAPEVAAVALKGGYNELCDVWSLGITAIELAELQPPLFDVHPLRVLFLMSKSGYQPPRLKEKGKWSAAFHNFVKVTLTKNPKKRPGATKMLSHQLVSQPRLNRSLILDLLDKLRNPGKGTPVVEIEDEEPEVPPAVPRRIRSTHRSSSLGIPDADCCRRHMQFRKLRGMESRPTAHTAHLQPPGDFRSSSPRRQPSESDDDYDDVDIPTPADDIPPPLPPKPKFRSSSDEGPGGTGDDGQLSPGVLVRCASGPPPRTPHLGPPPATRSPHLTAHSEPSLWNPTPRDPGQPPLLPPKKEKMKRKGCALLVKLFNGCPLRIHSTAAWIHPSTKDQHLLLGAEEGIFILNRNDQEATLEMLFPSRTTWVYSINNVLMSLSGKTPHLYSHSILGLLERKETRAGSPIAHMSPHRLLARKNMVSTKIQDTKGCRACCVAEGANSGGPFLCGALETSVVLLQWYQPMNKFLLVRQVLFPLPTPLPVFALLTGPGSELPAVCIGVSPGRPANSVLFHTVRFGALSCWLGEMSTEHRGPVQVTQVEEDKVMVLMDGSLKLVTPEGDPVRGLRTPEIPMTEAVEAVAMVGGRLQAFWKHGVQVWAPGSDQLLQELRDPTLTFRLLGSPRPVVVETRPADDPTAPSNLYIQE, encoded by the exons ATGGACCTCGTGGACCCCGACATCTTTAATAGGGATCCCCGGGACCACTATGACCTGCTGCAGCGGCTCGGTGGCGGCACCTATGGAGAAGTCTTCAAG GCTCGAGACAAGGTGACGGGGGACCTGGTGGCAGTGAAGATGGTGAAGATGGAGCCTG ACGATGATGTTTCCACACTTCAGAAGGAAATCCTCATCTTGAAAACTTGCCGGCATGCCAACATCGTGGCCTACCATGGGAGTTATCTCTG GCTGCAGAAGTTCTGGATATGCATGGAATTCTGTGGGGCTGGTTCTCTCCAGGACATCTACCAAG TGACAGGCCCCCTGTCAGAGCTCCAGATTAGCTATGTCTGCCGGGAAGTGCTCCAG GGACTTGCCTATCTGCACTCACAGAAGAAGATACACCGGGACATCAAG ggagccAACATCCTCATCAATGACGCTGGGGAGGTCAGACTGG ctgACTTTGGTATCTCGGCCCAGATTGGGGCAACACTGGCCCGACGCCTCTCTTTCATTGGGACGCCCTACTG GATGGCTCCAGAAGTGGCAGCCGTGGCCCTGAAGGGGGGTTATAACGAGCTGTGTGACGTCTGGTCCCTGGGCATCACTGCCATTGAACTGGCCGAGCTACAGCCACCGCTCTTTGACGTGCACCCTCTCAG AGTTCTCTTCCTCATGTCGAAGAGTGGTTACCAGCCCCCCAGgctaaaagaaaaaggcaaatg GTCGGCTGCCTTCCACAACTTTGTCAAAGTCACCCTCACTAAGAACCCCAAGAAACGACCCGGTGCCACCAAGATGCTCAGT CATCAACTGGTGTCCCAGCCCAGGCTAAATAGAAGCCTGATCCTAGATCTTCTTGACAAACTGAGGAATCCAGGGAAGGGGACCCCCGTTGTCGAGATCGAAGATGAGGAGCCTGAG gtgccccctgccgtCCCCCGGAGGATCAGGTCCACTCACCGATCCAGCTCTCTAGGGATCCCAGATGCTGATTGCTGTC GGCGGCACATGCAGTTCCGGAAGCTCAGAGGAATGGAGTCCAGACCCACGGCCCACACG GCCCACTTACAGCCCCCTGGAGACTTCAGGAGCAGCAGCCCTAG GAGGCAGCCGTCAGAGTCAGACGATGACTACGACGACGTGGACAT ccccacccctgcagatGACATACCTCCTCCACTGCCTCCCAAG CCCAAGTTCCGTTCTTCATCAGATGAGGGTCCCGGGGGCACTGGGGATGATGGGCAACTGAGCCCCGGGGTGCTGGTCCGGTGTGCCAGTGGGCCTCCCCCACGCACCCCCCATCTCGGGCCTCCCCCAGCCACCCGAAGCCCCCACCTAACTGCCCATTCAG AACCCTCACTCTGGAACCCAACCCCCCGGGACCCTGGTCAGCCCCCATTGTTGCCCCccaagaaggaaaagatgaagagaaag GGATGTGCCCTTCTCGTGAAGTTGTTCAATGGCTGCCCCCTCCGGATCCACAGCACGGCTGCCTGGATACACCCCTCCACCAAGG ACCAGCACCTGCTCctgggggcagaggaaggcaTTTTCATCTTGAACCGGAATGATCAGGAGGCCACACTGGAGATG CTCTTTCCTAGCCGGACTACCTGGGTGTACTCCATCAACAATGTCCTCATGTCCCTCTCAG GAAAGACCCCCCACCTGTATTCTCATAGCATCCTGGGCCTGCTGGAGCGCAAGGAGACCAGAGCGGGAAGCCCCATCGCTCACATGAGCCCCCACCGGCTACTGGCAAG GAAGAATATGGTCTCCACCAAGATCCAGGACACCAAAGGGTGCCGGGCTTGCTGCgtgg CGGAGGGTGCGAACTCGGGGGGCCCGTTCCTGTGCGGCGCACTGGAGACGTCCGTGGTCCTGCTTCAGTGGTACCAGCCCATGAACAAGTTCCTGCTGGTCCGG CAGGTGCTGTTCCCGCTACCGACGCCCCTTCCAGTGTTCGCGCTTCTGACCGGGCCGGGCTCCGAGCTGCCCGCCGTCTGCATCGGCGTGAGCCCGGGGCGGCCGGCGAACTCGGTGCTCTTCCACACCGTGCGCTTCGGCGCGCTCTCCTGCTGGCTGGGCGAGATGAGCACAG AGCACAGGGGACCGGTGCAGGTGACCCAGGTAGAGGAAGACAAGGTGATGGTGTTGATGGACG GGTCTCTGAAACTGGTGACTCCGGAGGGAGACCCAGTCCGGGGACTTCGAACTCCAGAGATCCCTATGACTGAAGCAGTAGAGGCCGTGG CTATGGTCGGGGGCCGGCTCCAGGCCTTTTGGAAGCATGGAGTGCAGgtgtgggctccaggctcagaccaG CTGCTGCAGGAGCTAAGAGACCCCACCCTCACCTTCCGTCTTCTTGGCTCCCCCAG